A single window of Colletotrichum higginsianum IMI 349063 chromosome 8, whole genome shotgun sequence DNA harbors:
- a CDS encoding Aldehyde reductase II translates to MANITDPAIPKGSTVLVTGVNGFIASHVADQFVQHGYKVRGTVRNPEKSAWLNAYFDKTYGKGHFELYPVPDMTVEDAYDEAVKGVSAFIHVASVVNFDPDPEKVIPIAVESAAIAIKAAYREPSVKRFVLTSSSSTTLPADPQAFLNMNGAVLTEDSWSPDAKELAWTPGPWGPEHGGPVYIASKVEQEQAVWKYHKENQAKRPDLVVNAILPNLNLGKSLDPVNQGHPSTSGFILPLFEGKRLPENWSTPQYAIDVQDAGLLHVAAAILPDVKSERVFGFAEPFCWDDVLEILRKQHPNKKFHENFAGVPYPDIVIKPRDRAEELLKRLGKPGWTSLADSLRLNTEDL, encoded by the exons ATGGCAAACATCACAGACCCGGCGATCCCGAAGGGTTCTaccgtcctcgtcaccgGTGTCAACGGCTTCATCGCGTCTCACGTAGCCGACCAGTTCGTCCAGCATGGGTACAAAGTCCGCGGCACGGTCCGCAACCCCGAGAAGAGCGCTTGGCTCAACGCCTATTTCGACAAGACCTACGGCAAGGGCCACTTCGAGTTGTATCCCGTCCCTGACATGACGGTCGAAGATGCCTATGACGAAGCCGTCAAGG GGGTTTCAGCCTTCATCCATGTGGCGTCTGTGGTCAACTTCGACCCGGACCCGGAAAAGGTCATCCCGATTGCCGTCGAGAGTGCCGCGATTGCCATCAAGGCCGCTTACAGAGAGCCTAGCGTCAAGCGCTTTGTCTTgacgtcttcctcttcaacgACTCTGCCGGCGGACCCGCAGGCCTTCTTGAACATGAATGGCGCAGTTCTAACGGAAGACTCGTGGAGCCCTGACGCAAAGGAGCTGGCCTGGACACCCGGACCTTGGGGCCCCGAGCATGGCGGCCCTGTGTACATCGCCAGCAAGGTCGAGCAAGAGCAGGCTGTCTGGAAGTATCACAAGGAAAACCAGGCGAAGCGTCCTGATCTTGTGGTAAACGCAA TTCTCCCCAATCTCAACCTGGGAAAGAGCCTCGACCCTGTGAACCAAGGTCACCCGTCCACGTCTGGCTTCATCCTCCCCTTGTTTGAGGGAAAGAGACTCCCTGAGAACTGGTCTACGCCAC AGTACGCCATCGACGTCCAGGATGCCGGTCTCCTGCACGTGGCCGCAGCCATCCTGCCCGACGTAAAGAGCGAGCGCGTCTTTGGTTTCGCCGAGCCGTTCTGCTGGGACGATGTCCTGGAGATCCTTCGCAAGCAGCACCCGAACAAGAAGTTCCACGAGAACTTCGCCGGCGTTCCCTACCCagatatcgtcatcaagCCCAGAGACCGGGCCGAAGAGCTGCTGAAGAGGCTCGGAAAGCCTGGTTGGACCTCGTTGGCGGATAGTCTGCGGCTGAACACTGAGGACCTTTGA
- a CDS encoding Integral membrane protein: MDPVALAGLTIYNLPPMPPKWDSIGIFYITFCATWTAIVLAGMAFLWANRANPILKIRGLPLAFGSIIFLHLYWCMAQITYPIGGTMPVVIAYDVQYFVMGIWFPLGIALFHASNSRFLHVAKLQRLHFVGSGAHVRRGCNGAKTSWLCRFRNMDYGKRLMIFIWIGIIAQCLLTTGMWLACKKYHPTFGIPGTEIRGATLPEQLIDLGRGWEWWPTVLWQFVWTWIVAPILIWRAWGIRDTMGWRTQTVGCCLSSLHATPMFLIALYVPAFDKINMYFTPSQWIHLSTMMFEIFTIFVPLVQLVRLRTQTKHVTDANAKWETGSQTTFRSSTAVSFYGPNSPASSSQAEKGQPTIYHMNSSELGPEPDSRLLTMTALDHTLRENRRALQEFSALSDFSGENVAFLARVMEWKSRSWPNALSDSESLESLGEEERLDAYNRALEIYADFISLQHAEFPLNLPSQEMKRLFQVFDKPARVLFGEDASVNIAIPFDDAYVQSHEGSRPGSNGEIQRQARYTGEIPAGFDSTVFDSANGHIKYLVLTNTWPKFVKEMHQRRRSSDTGRSALTNESESSLLSRVSMVITSLVRSVKTT, translated from the exons ATGGATCCCGTAGCGTTGGCCGGCCTCACGATCTACAACCTCCCTCCCATGCCGCCGAAATGGGATAGCATCGGCATCTTCTACATCACGTTCTGTGCGACATGGAccgccatcgtcctcgccgggATGGCCTTCCTGTGGGCCAACCGCGCCAACCCGATCCTCAAGATACGTGGCCTGCCGCTGGCCTTCGGTTCCATCATATTTCTGCACCTGTACTGGTGCATGGCCCAGATTACGTACCCGATCGGCGGGACGATGCCGGTGGTCATCGCCTACGATGTACAATACTTCGTCATGGGCATCTGGTTTCCGTTGGGTATCGCCCTGTTCCATGCTTCCAACAGCCGGTTCTTGCATGTCGCGAAGTTGCAGAGGCTTCACTTCGTGGGTAGCGGGGCTCACGTGCGGCGAGGATGCAACGGTGCGAAGACGTCGTGGCTCTGCCGGTTCAGGAACATGGATTACGGGAAGAGGCTCATGATCTTCATCTGGATTGGGATTATCGCCCAG TGCCTCCTTACTACTGGCATGTGGTTGGCCTGCAAGAAATATCATCCGACATTCGGTATTCCGGGCACAGAAATCCGCGGAGCAACTCTCCCAGAGCAACTGATTGACCTGGGCCGGGGATGGGAATGGTGGCCCACAGTGCTTTGGCAGTTTGTTTGGACCTGGATT GTTGCGCCGATTCTGATTTGGCGAGCTTGGGGTATCCGCGACACTATGGGATGGCGAACACAAACCGTCGGTTGCTGTCTTTCAAG TCTCCATGCGACACCGATGTTCCTCATTGCATTGTATGTACCGGCGTTCGACAAGATCAACATGTACTTCACGCCGAGTCAATG GATTCATCTCTCTACCATGATGTTTGAGATCTTCACCATCTTCGTCCCGCTTGTTCAGCTCGTGCGGCTTCGCACCCAGACCAAGCACGTCACGGATGCAAATGCGAAGTGGGAAACGGGATCGCAAACGACCTTTAGATCGTCGACTGCGGTATCTTTCTATGGCCCCAATAGCCCTGCGTCCTCCAGCCAGGCGGAGAAGGGCCAGCCGACCATTTACCATATGAACTCTTCCGAATTGGGCCCTGAGCCGGACAGTCGACTGTTGACGATGACCGCACTTGACCACACCCTCAGGGAGAACCGAAGGGCCCTGCAGGAGTTCTCTGCCCTCAGCGACTTCTCCGGAGAGAACGTTGCTTTCCTGGCCCGCGTCATGGAGTGGAAGTCTCGTTCGTGGCCCAACGCACTGTCTGACTCTGAATCTCTAGAGTCCttgggcgaggaagagagacTGGACGCATACAACCGCGCACTCGAAATTTACGCCGACTTCATCTCGCTCCAGCACGCCGAGTTCCCGCTGAACCTCCCCTCGCAGGAGATGAAGCGCCTGTTCCAAGTGTTCGACAAACCGGCCCGCGTTCTCTTCGGCGAGGACGCGTCCGTCAACATCGCCATACCGTTCGACGACGCGTACGTGCAGAGCCACGAGGGGTCCAGGCCAGGGAGCAACGGGGAAATCCAGAGGCAAGCACGGTACACTGGCGAGATCCCAGCAGGGTTTGATTCCACCGTCTTCGACAGCGCGAATGGCCACATCAAATATCTCGTCTTGACAAACACTTGGCCCAAGTTCGTCAAAGAGATGCACCAGCGCAGACGATCTAGCGACACTGGACGCAGCGCCTTGACCAACGAGTCTGAATCCTCCCTTCTCAGTCGGGTCTCGATGGTCATTACAAGTCTTGTTCGTTCTGTCAAGACCACCTAG
- a CDS encoding 5-methyltetrahydropteroyltriglutamate-homocysteine methyltransferase: protein MSSKLHQAPPFRAEHMGSLLRPQKLLDIREGKIRDQGLSEEEAGLPAVEKESVAEVVQLQRDLGIKGVTSGEFNRTRFWGLMWDEFEGTTRLQDAEASMFRLYHPDVVSLIEKDRKVMPGDSVIAGGKLSHSPEKSKSNLHELRLVQAALPKEEWKNIKLTMITPAWFHMRYKQGRAYTKDAYANDADYFSDVAKVYQAELQQLYDAGLRNVQFDDPGMAYFCSQKFRQGWEEDKDNDGTVEDLLDAYIKLYNDTVSKLPEDMHTGIHLCRGNFIGGRHFAEGSYDIIAKKLFQNLNVNTFYLEYDTERSGGFEPLQFLPKNKNVVVGIISTKVSKLEDKEEMKARVLKAAEFVAKGSGETKEEALKRICVSPQCGFSTHESGYPLSLEDEKNKLSLIRDIADEIWGEA from the exons ATGTCTTCCAAACTCCACCAGGCGCCTCCCTTCAGGGCCGAGCACATGGGCTCACTCCTCCGTCCCCAGAAGCTCCTTGACATTCGCGAGGGCAAGATCCGCGACCAGGGCCTGTCCGAAGAGGAAGCCGGCCTCCCGGCCGTTGAGAAGGAGTCTGTCGCCGAGGTGGTGCAACTGCAGCGCGACCTGGGCATCAAGGGCGTCACCTCGGGCGAGTTCAACCGCACGCGCTTCTGGGGGCTCATGTGGGACGAGTTCGAGGGCACCACCCGCCTGCAGGATGCCGAAGCCAGCATGTTCCGCCTGTACCACCCGGACGTCGTGAGCCTTATTGAGAAGGACCGCAAGGTCATGCCCGGGGACTCggtcatcgccggcggcaagctgTCCCACTCCCCCGAGAAGTCCAAGTCCAACCTGCACGAGCTTCGTCTGGTGCAGGCGGCGCTTCCCAAGGAGGAGTGGAAGAACATCAAGCTGACCATGATCACGCCCGCCTGGTTCCACATGCGCTACAAGCAGGGCCGGGCCTACACCAAGGACGCCTACGCCAACGATGCCGACTACTTCAGCGACGTCGCCAAGGTCTACCAGGCCGAGCTTCAGCAGCTCTACGACGCTGGTCTGCGGAACGTCCAGTTCGATGACCCCGGAATGGCAT ACTTCTGCTCTCAAAAGTTCCGCCAGGGTTGGGAAGAAGACAAGGACAACGACGGCACCGTTgaggacctcctcgacgcctaCATCAAGCTCTACAACGACACCGTCAGCAAGCTGCCCGAGGACATGCACACGGGCATCCACCTCTGCCGCGGCAACTTCATCGGCGGCCGCCACTTCGCCGAGGGCTCCTacgacatcatcgccaagAAGCTCTTCCAGAACCTGAACGTCAACACCTTCTACCTCGAGTACGACACCGAGCGCTCGGGCGGCTTCGAGCCGCTGCAGTTCCTCCCCAAGAACAAgaatgtcgtcgtcggcatcatcagCACCAAGGTCTCCAAGCtggaggacaaggaggaaATGAAGGCCCGCGTCCTCAAGGCGGCCGAGTTCGTCGCCAAGGGCAGCGGTgagaccaaggaggaggccctgAAGCGCATCTGCGTGTCCCCCCAGTGCGGTTTCAGCACCCACGAGAGCGGATACCCGTTGAGTCtggaggacgagaagaacaaACTCTCTCTCATTAGGGACATTGCTGATGAAATCTGGGGCGAGGCGTGA
- a CDS encoding Siderophore iron transporter mirB, with product MASIEPQPGRQEAGADIEKSHAIDNGVREVDEKQASDVDSEVFQPGVQRVRAVTSVWTKKTMIIMFCLLYLVSFVDALLQSVQGNLNAFITSSFSKHGLLAIVSIFATMLSGCCQLVIAKIIDIWGRSEGFGILMLCSLVGMILKATCQNMEAYVAGHTIYYVGHFGMVFVIDIMLADMTSLKNRMIMFGINGTPTIAVTFAGPRISELFYTYSNFRWAFAAFAIILVGLCAPALLVMFLMQRKAEKEGLLEKTRVTSGRNYWQGFWYYFIQFDMIGIILLCAFFVLLLLPFSIISYASNGWKSAHIIAMLVISILCVPVLYIWEKKFTPVPFIKYKYLKERTIIGSCLLYGIMFISIFTWDAYYQSYLLVVHRQSITHAGYILNAFSLTSSFFGPFYGLLIRWTGDFKYTGLAGVPFVLLGTALLIPYRSPSAPVGVLVVLQMLNGVGTGIWAACGQISIMAVTSHQEIASVMAIWNLFGSIGATVGYAIAGGLWNNIMPSALNNNLPDYAKNRTAEIFGSVEIQMSFLDGDPIRDAIVASYADVQHKMVITGACFIPLCLACVLAWKRINIKKLEEEKGTQTKGQVF from the exons ATGGCTTCCATCGAGCCGCAGCCCGGCCGCCAAGAGGCTGGCGCCGACATCGAAAAGTCCCATGCCATCGACAATGGCGTCAGGGAGGTCGACGAGAAGCAAGCTTCCGACGTCGACAGCGAGGTGTTCCAGCCCGGTGTCCAGCGCGTCAGAGCCGTCACCTCCGTCTGGACCAAGAAGACCATGATCATCATGTTCTGCCT TCTCTACCTCGTCTCCTTCGTCGATGCGCTCCTCCAGTCCGTCCAGGGCAACCTGAACGCCTTCATCACCTCCTCTTTCAGCAAgcacggcctcctcgccatcgtcagTATCTTCGCCACCATGCTCTCGGGATGCTGCCAGCTGGTCATTGCCAAGATCATCGACATTTGGGGCCGCTCCGAAGGTTTCGGGATCCTGATGCTGTGCAGTCTTGTCGGCATGATCCTGAAGGCGACGTGCCAGAACATGGAGGCCTACGTGGCCGGACACACCATCTACTACGTCGGCCACTTCGGCATGGTTTTCGTCATCGACATCATGCTCGCCGATATGACATCGCTGAAGAACCGCATGATCATGTTCGGCATCAATGGTACCCCGACCATCGCGGTGACGTTTGCCGGCCCCCGTATCTCGGAACTCTTTTACACCTACTCCAACTTCCGCTGGGCGTTTGCCGCTttcgccatcatcctcgtcggcctctgCGCCCCCGCTCTCCTGGTCATGTTCTTGATGCAgcgcaaggccgagaaggaaggCCTCCTCGAGAAGACGCGCGTGACGTCCGGCCGCAACTACTGGCAGGGCTTCTGGTACTACTTCATCCAGTTTGACA TGATTggcatcatcctcctctGCGCGTTCTTCgtcctgcttctgcttcctTTCAGTATCATCTCGTACGCATCcaacggctggaagagcgcGCACATCATTGCCATGCTCGTCATCTCCATCCTCTGCGTTCCCGTCCTGTACATCTGGGAGAAGAAGTTCACTCCTGTGCCCTTCATCAAGTACAAGTACCTGAAGGAAAGGACCATCATCGGATCTTGTCTCCTTTACGGCATCATGTTCATTTCCATCTT CACCTGGGATGCGTACTACCAGTCCTAcctgctcgtcgtccacAGGCAGAGCATCACTCACGCCGGTTACATTCTCAACGCCTTCTCCCTgacctcgtccttcttcggTCCCTTCTACGGTCTGTTGATCCGCTGGACCGGCGACTTCAAATACACCGGTCTTGCTGGTGTCcccttcgtcctcctcggcacgGCGCTCCTGATCCCCTACCGGTCGCCCAGCGCCCCCGTGggtgtcctcgtcgtcctgcaGATGCTCAACGGTGTCGGAACCGGTATCTGGGCCGCGTGTGGTCAGATCTCCATCATGGCCGTCACTTCCCACCAGGAAATCGCATCCGTCATGGCCATCTGGAACTTGTTCGGCTCCATTGGCGCCACCGTTGGCTatgccatcgccggcggcctgtGGAACAACATCATGCCCTCGGCCCTCAACAACAACCTGCCCGACTACGCCAAGAACAGAACCGCCGAGATCTTTGGCAGCGTCGAGATCCAGATGTCCTTCCTGGACGGCGACCCAATCCGCGACGCCATTGTCGCCTCTTACGCCGATGTCCAGCACAAGATGGTTATCACTGGTGCATGCTTCATCCCTCTGTGTCTCGCCTGCGTCCTCGCCTGGAAGCGGATCAACATCAAGAAGcttgaggaagagaagggtACTCAGACCAAGGGACAGGTGTTTTAG
- a CDS encoding Het domain protein: protein MVSINVDKVAEKPCDLCMDLINSVAPSTILEENRNCTWHRNTREIFESAASCRSCAAILEILLESTILEASERFSDITRESSMPVLVKTSSLNVIDNVGWASLNLALEINQHNFEYHVDGNIGVSVEHVSSTNDHRHPRFWISGKTHEVETLTEDRILCAKAWLDSCETSHGNECRPTKRRLPKRLLDTRPGYPLRLLASKDIERHEEWVRYATLSYSWGASLPFKTTMANEKQHMGGIREDLLPRTFRHAIKLVRSLEIPYLWIDSLCIVQDDPLEWQSEASYMEDYYSGSTLTIAATDALDSNGGCFPEDDDGIEFGPASCINDRSKIPFQSESTSKERQQHPSYPNAQVFSYTCQTGDTKTVSNIMRYGPVRASDVGHSKAHFTSLWPEWVEDYSRRDFTIPSDRSRAFAGISSYYQSNLIQEPILGLTPDSFARDLSWARAGPNRGPGISGAPSWTWFSCHAPIWVDHWGFGDGDETQTKDWTSLVSFRINWKGSKMTSDIESCTLIVRGPMKEFALCMASESKRYNPPYLLVDDQQTDFSESRVPWDCSGQFDRDDYPRCVKTTYVCLLLRSKTIGQGDRNREIFLILQREAASQAVDGTNYPVFRRIGIASMRGTERRFVHGAEEATIILN from the exons ATGGTGTCCATCAATGTCGACAAGGTAGCGGAGAAGCCTTGCGACCTTTGCATGGACCTCATCAACTCCGTCGCACCCTCAACCATTTTGGAGGAGAACCGGAATTGTACTTGGCACCGAAACACTAGAGAAATATTCGAGTCCGCGGCATCATGCCGGTCTTGCGCAGCGATCTTGGAGATTTTACTTGAATCCACGATCTTGGAGGCCAGTGAACGGTTTTCGGACATTACGAGAGAAAGCTCTATGCCAGTGTTGGTGAAAACATCGAGCTTGAATGTCATCGATAATGTTGGCTGGGCGTCCCTCAATCTGGCCCTTGAGATCAACCAGCACAACTTCGAATACCACGTTGATGGAAACATCGGAGTATCCGTCGAACATGTTTCTTCAACCAATG ATCATCGACACCCTCGTTTTTGGATCTCGGGCAAGACGCACGAAGTGGAAACTCTCACCGAGGACAGAATTTTATGCGCCAAAGCATGGCTCGATTCCTGTGAAACCTCTCACGGTAACGAGTGCCGTCCAACCAAGAGACGTTTGCCAAAACGACTCCTTGACACAAGGCCTGGATACCCCCTGCGGCTCTTAGCCAGTAAAGATATCGAGAGACACGAGGAATGGGTACGCTACGCAACTTTGAGCTATAGTTGGGGCGCCTCGCTCCCTTTCAAGACCACGATGGCCAACGAAAAGCAACATATGGGCGGGATACGCGAGGATCTTCTCCCTAGGACTTTTCGGCATGCCATCAAACTGGTTCGCTCGCTAGAAATTCCGTATCTGTGGATCGACTCCCTCTGCATCGTCCAAGACGACCCTTTGGAATGGCAGTCTGAAGCGTCGTACATGGAAGACTATTACTCTGGCAGTACATTAACCATAGCGGCAACGGATGCGTTGGATAGCAACGGGGGCTGCTTTccggaagacgatgacggcaTCGAGTTTGGTCCGGCGTCATGTATAAATGATCGCTCAAAGATCCCGTTCCAATCCGAGTCGACATCCAAAGAGAGACAACAACACCCGTCATACCCAAACGCTCAGGTTTTCTCTTACACTTGCCAGACCGGCGACACGAAAACAGTTAGCAACATCATG CGTTACGGCCCGGTTCGAGCGTCTGACGTGGGACACTCCAAAGCTCATTTCACCAGTTTGTGGCCTGAGTGGGTCGAGGACTACTCCAGACGAGACTTCACAATCCCGTCGGACAGATCACGAGCATTTGCTGGCATCAGCAGCTATTACCAAAGCAATTTGATTCAAGAGCCGATCTTGGGTCTTACTCCCGACTCCTTCGCCAGAGATCTCTCTTGGGCCAGAGCTGGGCCGAACAGAGGCCCAGGAATATCTGGTGCCCCTTCTTGGACTTGGTTCTCGTGCCATGCTCCCATTTGGGTCGACCACTGGGGCtttggagatggagacgaaACCCAGACCAAAGACTGGACTTCTCTTGTCTCCTTTCGCATCAACTGGAAAGGAAGCAAAATGACTTCAGACATTGAGTCCTGCACGCTAATCGTCCGAGGTCCGATGAAAGAGTTCGCGCTCTGCATGGCTTCCGAGTCGAAAAGATACAATCCACCTTATTTGCTGGTGGATGACCAGCAGACCGACTTCTCGGAGAGCCGTGTCCCGTGGGACTGTTCCGGGCAATTCGATCGGGATGACTACCCCAGATGTGTCAAAACTACGTACGTCTGCTTGCTCTTGCGATCAAAGACTATCGGGCAAGGAGACAGAAACCGTGAGATCTTTTTGATTCTTCAGCGGGAAGCTGCTTCTCAAGCAGTAGACGGCACGAACTACCCAGTGTTCCGGCGAATCGGGATAGCATCAATGAGAGGAACCGAGAGGAGGTTTGTGCATGGTGCTGAGGAAGCGACAATCATCCTTAATTGA